One window of the Triticum dicoccoides isolate Atlit2015 ecotype Zavitan chromosome 3B, WEW_v2.0, whole genome shotgun sequence genome contains the following:
- the LOC119282520 gene encoding uncharacterized protein LOC119282520 — protein MKGGTVPTWLELLLATQFFAICTNHLSSTRNECNLFCIDCEESKAALCYYCRSHHHSTHRVIQIRRSSYHDVVRVAELKDVLDISDVQTYVINSATVVFLNERPQQRGCGVSVVKASSSSYNCESCNRALLDPFRFCSLGCNLKAIKEDMRTSIPTRDIIDYTRKDDDTDCSTTSGNTGNNEESCSDADYCNEKPSPPRVIRHRRKGIPQRAPFY, from the exons ATGAAGGGGGGGACGGTGCCTACATGGCTAGAGCTACTGCTCGCAACACAGTTCTTTGCAATATGCACCAACCATCTCTCCTCTACTCGCAATGAGTGTAACCTGTTTTGCATAGATTGTGAGGAATCAAAGGCTGCCTTATGCTATTACTGCCGTTCACACCATCATTCCACCCATCGAGTAATCCAG ataaggCGGTCATCATACCATGATGTGGTCAGGGTTGCCGAGTTAAAAGATGTACTTGATATCAGTGATGTACAAACATATGTGATCAACAGTGCAACGGTTGTATTTCTTAATGAGCGCCCACAACAACGTGGTTGTGGTGTTTCTGTGGTcaaggcatcatcatcatcatacaatTGTGAGAGTTGCAATCGCGCTCTTCTTGACCCATTCCGCTTCTGCTCCTTGGGTTGCAAC CTTAAAGCAATCAAAGAGGATATGAGGACAAGCATTCCAACTAGAGATATTATTGACTATACAAGAAAGGATGATGATACAGATTGCAGTACCACAAGTGGAAATACTGGAAACAATGAAGAGAGTTGCAGTGATGCAGATTATTGCAATGAAAAACCATCTCCACCAAGGGTTATTCGTCACCGCCGAAAGGGGATACCTCAGCGTGCACCTTTTTATTGA